A region of Diospyros lotus cultivar Yz01 chromosome 3, ASM1463336v1, whole genome shotgun sequence DNA encodes the following proteins:
- the LOC127796718 gene encoding universal stress protein PHOS32 isoform X1, translated as MGEEIKMTKEKRIMVAVDESEESMYALSWCLTNLLSHNTNKNMTLLLFYVQPPPPLYSSSFEFKGFSGYLFGGDVIASMEKYWRELSDSVMSRAEDVCRGFDTDGRIRVEKKVGRGDAKEVICTAAERLGADILVMGCHDYGFFKRALLGSVSNYCAKNAKCPVVVVKLPRDG; from the exons ATGGGGGAAGAGATAAAGATGACCAAGGAGAAGAGGATAATGGTTGCAGTGGATGAGAGTGAGGAGAGCATGTATGCACTGTCTTGGTGCCTCACCAACCTTCTTTCTcacaacacaaacaaaaacatgaCTCTTCTCCTCTTCTATGTTCaaccccctccccctctctaCTCCTCCTCCTTTGAATTCAagg ggtTTTCAGGGTACTTGTTTGGTGGTGATGTCATTGCAAGCATGGAGAAATATTGGAGGGAGTTGTCCGATTCAGTGATGAGCAGAGCTGAAGACGTCTGTAGAGGGTTCGACACCGATGGCCGC ATTAGAGTGGAGAAGAAAGTTGGAAGAGGGGATGCTAAAGAGGTGATATGTACGGCAGCTGAAAGGCTTGGAGCAGACATCCTGGTTATGGGATGTCATGACTACGGTTTCTTCAAGAG GGCACTTTTAGGAAGTGTGAGCAATTACTGTGCCAAGAATGCCAAGTGTCCCGTGGTGGTTGTGAAGCTGCCCAGGGATGGTTGA
- the LOC127796719 gene encoding uncharacterized protein LOC127796719 isoform X2 — MLPVDPQTGRVASSPVLRLALLVNVGLQKTEERRRKQEEKGARRGEESGRRGSAGIFRGVGSGICKARCSRRTSRWRTLAVPYQWRDSVTFIHGSRLPPRRSTSLASFSPPSLLTSPIFSFLRPLPSR; from the exons ATGCTTCCCGTCGATCCGCAGACTGGTCGGGTCGCCTCATCGCCGGTCCTTCGCCTCGCATTGCTGGTGAATGTCGGTCTGCAGAAGacggaagagaggagaagaaaacaGGAAGAGAAAGGAGCGAGGAGAGGAGAAGAAAGCGGGAGGAGAGGAAGTGCAG GAATCTTCCGAGGCGTCGGTTCGGGGATCTGCAAAGCAAGATGTTCCCGGCGTACTTCGCGATGGAGAACACTTGCTGTGCCGTATCAGTGGCGTGATTCGGTTACGTTCATCCATGGAAGTCGTCTTCCACCTCGGAGAAGTACCAGCTTGGCTTCCTTCTCTCCGCCCTCGCTTTTAACCTCTCCAATCTTCTCGTTTTTACGCCCCTTACCATCGAG ATGA
- the LOC127796718 gene encoding uncharacterized protein LOC127796718 isoform X3: MGEEIKMTKEKRIMVAVDESEESMYALSWCLTNLLSHNTNKNMTLLLFYVQPPPPLYSSSFEFKGFSGYLFGGDVIASMEKYWRELSDSVMSRAEDVCRGFDTDGRIRVEKKVGRGDAKEVICTAAERLGADILVMGCHDYGFFKRDGDG; the protein is encoded by the exons ATGGGGGAAGAGATAAAGATGACCAAGGAGAAGAGGATAATGGTTGCAGTGGATGAGAGTGAGGAGAGCATGTATGCACTGTCTTGGTGCCTCACCAACCTTCTTTCTcacaacacaaacaaaaacatgaCTCTTCTCCTCTTCTATGTTCaaccccctccccctctctaCTCCTCCTCCTTTGAATTCAagg ggtTTTCAGGGTACTTGTTTGGTGGTGATGTCATTGCAAGCATGGAGAAATATTGGAGGGAGTTGTCCGATTCAGTGATGAGCAGAGCTGAAGACGTCTGTAGAGGGTTCGACACCGATGGCCGC ATTAGAGTGGAGAAGAAAGTTGGAAGAGGGGATGCTAAAGAGGTGATATGTACGGCAGCTGAAAGGCTTGGAGCAGACATCCTGGTTATGGGATGTCATGACTACGGTTTCTTCAAGAG GGACGGGGACGGATGA
- the LOC127796718 gene encoding universal stress protein A-like protein isoform X2, with the protein MGEEIKMTKEKRIMVAVDESEESMYALSWCLTNLLSHNTNKNMTLLLFYVQPPPPLYSSSFEFKGYLFGGDVIASMEKYWRELSDSVMSRAEDVCRGFDTDGRIRVEKKVGRGDAKEVICTAAERLGADILVMGCHDYGFFKRALLGSVSNYCAKNAKCPVVVVKLPRDG; encoded by the exons ATGGGGGAAGAGATAAAGATGACCAAGGAGAAGAGGATAATGGTTGCAGTGGATGAGAGTGAGGAGAGCATGTATGCACTGTCTTGGTGCCTCACCAACCTTCTTTCTcacaacacaaacaaaaacatgaCTCTTCTCCTCTTCTATGTTCaaccccctccccctctctaCTCCTCCTCCTTTGAATTCAagg GGTACTTGTTTGGTGGTGATGTCATTGCAAGCATGGAGAAATATTGGAGGGAGTTGTCCGATTCAGTGATGAGCAGAGCTGAAGACGTCTGTAGAGGGTTCGACACCGATGGCCGC ATTAGAGTGGAGAAGAAAGTTGGAAGAGGGGATGCTAAAGAGGTGATATGTACGGCAGCTGAAAGGCTTGGAGCAGACATCCTGGTTATGGGATGTCATGACTACGGTTTCTTCAAGAG GGCACTTTTAGGAAGTGTGAGCAATTACTGTGCCAAGAATGCCAAGTGTCCCGTGGTGGTTGTGAAGCTGCCCAGGGATGGTTGA
- the LOC127796719 gene encoding transcription initiation factor TFIID subunit 13-like isoform X1, with protein sequence MNNSSAGAGAAAAGPSSKVRAAPAQPSEAGFKRKRGVFQKDLQHMMYGFGDDPNPLPETMALAEDIVVEYVTDLVHKAQEVATKRGRLLTEDFLFVIRKDLAKLNRCTELLSMNEELKQARKAFDTDEEKMGTIE encoded by the exons ATGAATAACTCATCTGCAGGAGCAGGGGCGGCAGCAGCGGGACCCTCTTCAAAAGTAAGAGCAGCGCCAGCCCAACCATCGGAAGCAGGCTTTAAGCGCAAGCGAGGAGTTTTCCAGAAAGACT TGCAGCATATGATGTATGGTTTTGGAGATGATCCCAAT CCACTTCCAGAAACCATGGCACTGGCGGAGGACATTGTTGTGGAGTATGTGACCGATCTG GTGCATAAAGCTCAGGAAGTTGCCACAAAAAGGGGAAGGCTCCTAACAGAGGACTTTTTATTCGTAATCCGGAAG GACTTGGCAAAGCTTAACCGCTGCACTGAACTGCTATCCATGAATGAGGAACTGAAGCAAGCGAGGAAAGCTTTTGATACGGATGAAGAAAAGATGGGAACAATTGAGTGA